The Natrarchaeobaculum sulfurireducens genome segment CTGTCAGGCTGGTGTTCGGAAATCGCCTGCAGCAGTTCCAGATTTTTCGGGCTGAGCAGGCGACTGAGTTCTGCATACGATCCGAGGTTCAGTACCGGCTGGGCGTCGTCGAGATCTTCACCCTCTTGGGCAGCTTTGATACGGCTCCGCGTGCGCTGGTCGAGACGATCGCGTTCACCGACGGTGACTTTGAGCGTGGGCATGGTGTGTTCCTCCTGGAGGCATCCTACCTGGCCAGTCCCACGAGATGGGCGACATCTCCTCGGTCTCGCGTATGAAACGGTCGTACAGCGTCAGCATCCCGGGGAAGTCGATAATTTCGACACTATCTCGAATGTGGCATTCGTGACCTTTCGTACGTTCACTGATAGACTGTGTCTCGAGTATCGAGTTCTAGGACGCGAAGTTCGTTTTGTTCGGTGACCCAATCGATAATTGCTCGTCGTT includes the following:
- a CDS encoding HVO_A0114 family putative DNA-binding protein produces the protein MPTLKVTVGERDRLDQRTRSRIKAAQEGEDLDDAQPVLNLGSYAELSRLLSPKNLELLQAISEHQPDSIREAAELVERDYKQVHRNLSELEDIGVIEFEGGGSGQAKKPTLAYDGLEIDIPFAGSNGNVGAAAP